A section of the Verrucomicrobium sp. GAS474 genome encodes:
- a CDS encoding ABC transporter permease, translating into MSATSPSSSASAPKPKVPLSWILFGNRWMAGSTILLVLLVVAAVVGPFLTGYAPETTSGAQFLPPCRAHWFGTDLHGRDLLTRILCGARLSLLVGLVGAGVSLVIGVAYGAISGYAGGRTDNAMMRIVDIIASLPTLIFIILLIAVLEKPLTQTFSGVWKTEARIVLLFVGIGCFEWLTMARIVRGQVLVLKELSFVQAARTLGQSPFKIVFRHLVPNLLGIVIVYLTLSIPSVILQESFLSFLGLGVQAPAASLGSLMAEGVQVINPLRVSWWLLVFPGSFMAATLMALNFLGDGLRDILDPKSVR; encoded by the coding sequence ATGAGCGCTACGTCCCCGTCCTCCTCCGCGTCCGCGCCCAAGCCGAAGGTCCCCCTTTCCTGGATCCTCTTCGGCAACCGGTGGATGGCGGGCTCGACGATCCTCCTCGTCCTCCTCGTCGTCGCGGCCGTCGTCGGGCCGTTCCTCACCGGCTACGCGCCGGAGACGACCTCGGGCGCCCAGTTCCTTCCGCCCTGCCGCGCCCACTGGTTCGGGACCGACCTCCACGGGCGGGACCTCCTGACCCGCATCCTCTGCGGGGCGCGGCTCTCCCTCCTCGTCGGCCTCGTCGGGGCCGGGGTCAGCCTCGTCATCGGCGTCGCCTACGGGGCGATCTCGGGCTACGCCGGGGGGCGGACCGACAACGCGATGATGCGGATCGTCGACATCATCGCCTCCCTTCCGACGCTGATCTTCATCATCCTCCTCATCGCCGTCCTCGAAAAGCCGCTGACCCAGACCTTCTCCGGCGTGTGGAAGACCGAGGCGCGGATCGTCCTCCTCTTCGTCGGCATCGGCTGCTTCGAGTGGCTGACGATGGCCCGGATCGTCCGGGGGCAGGTGCTGGTGCTGAAGGAGCTCTCCTTCGTCCAGGCGGCGCGGACCCTCGGGCAGAGCCCGTTCAAGATCGTCTTCCGCCACCTGGTGCCGAACCTTCTCGGCATCGTGATCGTCTACCTCACCCTCTCGATCCCGTCGGTCATCCTCCAGGAATCGTTCCTCAGCTTCCTCGGCCTCGGCGTCCAGGCCCCGGCGGCGAGCCTCGGCTCCCTGATGGCCGAGGGAGTACAGGTGATCAACCCGCTCCGCGTCTCGTGGTGGCTCCTCGTCTTCCCCGGCAGCTTCATGGCGGCGACGCTGATGGCGTTGAACTTCCTCGGCGACGGCCTCCGGGACATCCTCGACCCGAAGTCGGTACGGTAG
- a CDS encoding pseudouridine synthase: MLIAFHKPYGVLSQFTPDGSPNRTLAEFGFPKRVYPLGRLDADSEGLLLLSDEAGLNTRLLDPEKGEGHPRTYWAQVERVPGAEALAKLAKGGIEIQGYRARPCRAWLLDPQPEVVPRDPPIRFRKNVPDSWIGLELIEGKNRQVRRMTAAVGHPTLRLLRVAVGTFPLGTLAAGKWVEVSAGDRKRLGL, encoded by the coding sequence ATGTTGATCGCATTCCACAAACCTTACGGCGTCCTCAGCCAGTTCACCCCCGACGGCTCGCCGAACCGGACCCTGGCCGAATTCGGCTTTCCCAAGCGGGTCTATCCGCTCGGCCGCCTCGACGCCGACAGCGAGGGGCTCCTCCTCCTTTCCGACGAGGCGGGGCTCAACACCCGGCTCCTCGACCCCGAGAAGGGGGAGGGCCATCCCCGCACGTACTGGGCGCAGGTGGAGCGGGTGCCGGGGGCGGAGGCGCTGGCGAAGCTGGCCAAGGGAGGGATCGAAATCCAGGGCTATCGGGCCCGCCCCTGCCGCGCCTGGCTCCTCGATCCCCAGCCCGAAGTCGTCCCCCGCGATCCCCCGATCCGCTTCCGCAAGAACGTCCCCGATTCCTGGATCGGCCTCGAGTTGATCGAGGGAAAGAACCGGCAGGTCCGCCGGATGACGGCGGCGGTAGGCCATCCGACGCTGCGGCTCCTGCGGGTCGCGGTCGGGACGTTCCCGCTCGGGACGCTGGCGGCGGGGAAGTGGGTCGAGGTTTCGGCTGGCGATCGGAAGCGGTTGGGTCTTTGA
- a CDS encoding aminotransferase class IV yields MKTFLPWLGVFETLRVEAGRPLLLEEHLASLREAAEAVGLVLPAEFRDNLHEKASRLPGDTGRWRWIVDSEGGRALFTHEPGSPLEHFRVRIAPERVGSMNWDARYKTLSYLTHWQARKSAEAAGHDEGLLLNENGYLASGAMTNLFWVRKGQIHTPALDCGCRNGAVRRWIFAQFSGKPGKIVEGYFPPSVLEEAEEIFLTNSWIGIRPVIRLDGWEISPGPVTRKLAGQYRADLKI; encoded by the coding sequence ATGAAGACATTCCTCCCCTGGCTCGGCGTATTCGAGACCCTCCGCGTCGAGGCCGGCCGCCCGCTCCTCCTCGAGGAACATCTGGCCTCCCTGCGCGAGGCGGCCGAAGCCGTCGGCCTCGTCCTTCCCGCCGAATTCCGCGACAACCTCCACGAAAAGGCCTCGCGCCTCCCGGGCGACACCGGACGGTGGCGGTGGATCGTCGACAGCGAGGGGGGCCGGGCGCTCTTCACCCACGAGCCCGGCTCCCCGCTCGAGCACTTCCGCGTCCGGATCGCGCCGGAACGGGTCGGCTCGATGAACTGGGACGCCCGTTACAAGACCCTCTCCTACCTCACCCATTGGCAGGCCCGGAAGAGCGCCGAGGCGGCGGGCCACGACGAGGGGCTCCTCCTCAACGAAAACGGCTACCTCGCCTCGGGGGCGATGACCAATCTCTTCTGGGTCCGGAAGGGCCAGATCCACACCCCCGCCCTCGACTGCGGCTGCCGGAACGGGGCCGTCCGCCGGTGGATCTTCGCCCAATTCTCCGGGAAACCGGGGAAGATCGTCGAAGGCTATTTCCCGCCCTCCGTGCTGGAGGAGGCGGAGGAAATCTTCCTGACGAACAGCTGGATCGGGATCCGCCCCGTCATCCGGCTCGACGGCTGGGAAATCTCCCCCGGCCCGGTGACCCGGAAGCTGGCCGGACAGTACCGCGCCGATCTGAAGATCTGA
- a CDS encoding ABC transporter permease, producing MSSGGGSSVSFAGFLARRLLSGALVLFVVVSLTFLAMRFAPGNPFTTERAIPEAVLHQLQARYNLAGTRGEQYFNYLGSLAHGDLGPSIRYKNRTVGEILAQSLPVSMAIGACAFVIAMTAGIALGSFAAVRHNQAGDRGAMLLSLLGISLPSFVLAPLAILLFGVGLRWFPVAGWGGPRELILPSVCLALPFAASVARLMRTSLLDVLQQDYVRTARAKGVAEGRVVYVHALKVAILPVLAYAGPLAANLMTGSLVVEQIFAIPGIGPFFVNSVLNLDIFLVGGVVLVYSFLLVLFNIVVDVLCAMLDKRIRNT from the coding sequence GTGAGTTCGGGCGGCGGCAGCAGCGTTAGCTTCGCCGGGTTCCTGGCGCGGCGGCTTCTCTCGGGGGCGCTCGTCCTCTTCGTCGTCGTCTCGCTCACCTTCCTCGCGATGCGCTTCGCGCCGGGCAATCCCTTCACCACGGAGCGGGCGATCCCCGAGGCCGTCCTCCACCAGCTCCAGGCCCGCTACAACCTCGCGGGGACGCGGGGGGAACAGTACTTCAACTACCTCGGCAGCCTCGCCCACGGCGATCTCGGCCCCTCGATCCGGTACAAGAACCGGACGGTCGGCGAGATCCTGGCCCAATCGCTCCCCGTCTCGATGGCGATCGGGGCGTGCGCCTTCGTGATCGCGATGACGGCGGGGATCGCCCTCGGCTCCTTCGCCGCCGTCCGGCATAACCAGGCGGGGGACCGCGGCGCGATGCTCCTCTCCCTGCTCGGCATCTCGCTTCCCTCCTTCGTCCTCGCCCCCCTGGCGATCCTCCTCTTCGGCGTCGGCCTCCGGTGGTTCCCCGTCGCCGGATGGGGCGGCCCGCGGGAACTGATCCTCCCCTCGGTCTGCCTCGCGCTCCCCTTCGCCGCCTCGGTCGCCCGCCTGATGCGGACGAGCCTCCTCGACGTGCTCCAGCAGGACTACGTCCGGACGGCCCGGGCGAAGGGCGTGGCCGAGGGGCGCGTCGTCTACGTCCACGCGCTGAAGGTCGCGATCCTCCCCGTCCTCGCCTATGCGGGGCCGCTGGCGGCGAACCTCATGACCGGCTCCCTCGTCGTCGAGCAGATCTTCGCGATCCCCGGCATCGGGCCGTTCTTCGTGAACAGCGTCCTCAACCTCGACATCTTCCTGGTGGGCGGCGTGGTGCTGGTCTACAGCTTCCTCCTCGTCCTCTTCAACATCGTCGTCGACGTCCTCTGCGCAATGCTCGACAAACGGATCCGGAACACATGA